From Solea senegalensis isolate Sse05_10M linkage group LG7, IFAPA_SoseM_1, whole genome shotgun sequence, a single genomic window includes:
- the hsd17b12b gene encoding very-long-chain 3-oxoacyl-CoA reductase-B, whose translation MTSNREVLFRSLETPLLCLGALTAAWFTLCSVCRLVSGFRVWVLGNGRLVSPTKLGKWAVVTGATDGIGKAYAEELARRGFAIVLISRSQEKLDEVSKAIESKCGVETKTIAADFSTVDIYSRIEDGLAGLEIGVLVNNVGISYSYPEFFLELPSLDRFIDTMININITSVCQMTRLVLPGMVERRKGAILNISSASGMYPVPLLTVYSASKAFVDFFSRGLQAEYKNKGIIIQSVLPFFVATKLSKIRRATLDKPSPERYVAAELNTVGLQTQTNGYLPHAIMGWVTTVLLPAKLLNIYVMRMGLSQRTRYLKKQKQG comes from the exons ATGACGTCCAACAGAGAAGTTTTGTTTCGGTCCTTGGAGACGCCGCTGCTCTGCCTCGGTGCTTTGACCGCAGCCTGGTTCACTCTGTGTTCCGTGTGCCGGCTGGTGTCCGGGTTCAGGGTGTGGGTGCTGGGCAACGGGCGACTCGTATCTCCTACGAAATTGGGCAAATGGGCAG TTGTGACAGGAGCCACAGATGGGATTGGAAAAGCCTATGCAGAGGAG cTTGCTCGCAGAGGCTTTGCTATTGTGCTGATAAGCCGCTCTCAGGAGAAGCTGGATGAAGTGTCCAAGGCAATCG AAAGCAAATGTGgtgtggagaccaaaaccattGCAGCAGACTTTAGTACTGTGGATATCTACTCCAGGATTGAAGATGGACTTGCAGGGCTGGAGATTGGCGTGTTAG TGAACAATGTTGGAATATCCTACTCTTACCCTGAATTCTTCCTCGAGCTCCCCAGTCTCGACAGA tTCATTGACACAATGATCAACATCAACATAACATCAGTGTGCCAG ATGACGCGTCTTGTTCTACCTGGAATGGTGGAGAG gagGAAGGGGGCCATCCTTAACATCTCATCTGCCAGCGGGATGTACCCTGTTCCTCTTCTTACGGTCTACTCTGCCTCCAAG GCATTTGTGGACTTCTTTTCACGGGGACTACAAGCTGAATACAAGAACAAGGGCATCATCATCcag AGTGTTCTGCCATTTTTTGTTGCAACAAAGCTGAGTAAAATCCGACGGGCTACACTGGACAAGCCCAGTCCAGAGCGCTATGTTGCAGCCGAACTCAACACTGTGGGGCTACAGACCCAGACCAATGGCTACCTACCTCATGCCATAATG GGTTGGGTGACTACAGTTCTGCTTCCTGCCAAGCTCCTTAACATCTATGTGATGAGGATGGGGTTGTCCCAGCGCACTCGTTACCTCAAGAAACAGAAGCAGGGATAG